One segment of Vibrio orientalis CIP 102891 = ATCC 33934 DNA contains the following:
- the mshL gene encoding pilus (MSHA type) biogenesis protein MshL, translating into MRKLAIAITITSLLAGCSMGHRDPVEAKSALNQAINENNSRSLETLPPSVEADLMPELNGEELVTTQTIKRFRIKANQVEAKAFFASLVKGTQFSAAIHPQVSGMITVNLTDVSLDEVLSVVQDMYGYDIVKTGNVIQVYPAGLRTVTIPVDYLQFKRVGRSLTSISTGTITNTDTGSSDSSSSNSSSSSSSSSSSSTSTAKGGTEIETTNESDFWPQLEVAVSQLIGSGNGQSVVVTPQASVITIRAYPDEIREVRSFLGISQQRMHRQVILEAKILEVTLSDGYQQGINWSKAFSSNGTNYTIGQGSIVKDASGSIIPAALPGLDAIGTLLGGQSNLVISSGSFEAVLSFMATQGDLNVLSSPRVTASNNQKAVIKVGTDEYYVTDLSSVVGSGDNSEPSPEVELTPFFSGISLDVTPQIDDQGNVLLHVHPAVIDVDEQVKEIGYGNTSITLPLARSSIRESDSVIRAQDGDVVVIGGLMKSNTIDQVSKVPFLGDIPALGHLFRNTTKLTQKTELVILLKPSVVGVNTWQKELERSRDLLQEWFPDEQ; encoded by the coding sequence ATGCGTAAACTCGCTATAGCAATAACCATTACATCACTATTAGCTGGTTGCTCAATGGGGCACCGAGACCCAGTTGAAGCGAAAAGTGCATTGAATCAAGCGATCAATGAAAACAACAGCCGTAGCCTTGAAACACTGCCGCCATCGGTAGAGGCTGACCTTATGCCAGAATTGAATGGTGAAGAGCTCGTTACAACACAAACAATCAAGCGCTTCAGAATTAAGGCTAATCAAGTCGAAGCTAAGGCGTTTTTTGCCAGCTTAGTTAAAGGTACCCAGTTTAGTGCTGCGATTCACCCCCAAGTCAGTGGCATGATTACGGTCAATCTAACGGATGTTTCATTAGATGAGGTGCTATCGGTCGTTCAGGATATGTACGGCTATGACATTGTGAAAACGGGTAATGTTATCCAAGTCTACCCTGCTGGCCTGCGTACGGTGACCATCCCTGTTGATTACCTCCAATTTAAGCGTGTCGGACGCTCTTTAACTTCTATTTCAACAGGCACCATTACCAATACAGACACAGGTTCATCGGACTCATCTTCTTCCAACTCTTCGAGTTCGTCGTCAAGTTCTTCTTCGAGCTCAACCAGTACAGCGAAGGGCGGCACTGAAATTGAAACCACTAATGAAAGTGATTTCTGGCCTCAGCTAGAAGTCGCGGTATCACAGCTGATTGGCTCTGGAAATGGGCAAAGTGTTGTTGTAACGCCTCAAGCGAGTGTCATTACTATTAGAGCGTACCCAGATGAAATTCGTGAGGTTCGTAGCTTCTTAGGTATTTCCCAGCAGCGTATGCATCGCCAAGTTATTCTTGAGGCTAAAATTCTCGAAGTCACACTGAGTGATGGTTATCAGCAAGGTATTAATTGGTCGAAAGCCTTCAGCTCAAACGGCACCAACTACACTATCGGTCAGGGTTCGATCGTTAAAGATGCTAGCGGCAGTATCATTCCAGCCGCTCTACCTGGTTTAGATGCGATTGGAACTTTACTCGGTGGTCAGTCTAACCTAGTTATTTCAAGCGGTAGCTTTGAGGCGGTACTGAGCTTTATGGCAACTCAGGGCGACTTAAATGTTCTATCTAGCCCTCGAGTGACAGCATCAAATAACCAGAAAGCGGTGATTAAAGTGGGTACTGATGAGTACTACGTGACCGATCTTTCTAGTGTCGTGGGTAGTGGTGATAACTCAGAGCCTTCACCAGAAGTCGAACTGACCCCTTTCTTCTCAGGTATTTCTCTTGATGTTACACCGCAAATCGATGACCAAGGTAATGTGCTATTGCATGTGCACCCAGCGGTGATTGATGTTGATGAGCAAGTGAAAGAGATTGGCTACGGTAACACCAGTATTACCTTGCCATTAGCGCGCAGTTCGATTCGTGAATCGGACTCTGTGATTCGCGCCCAAGATGGTGATGTGGTTGTGATTGGTGGCTTGATGAAGTCCAACACCATCGATCAGGTTTCAAAGGTTCCATTCTTAGGCGATATACCCGCTTTAGGTCATTTGTTCCGTAATACGACAAAGTTGACGCAGAAAACGGAGCTCGTGATTTTACTTAAGCCTTCCGTTGTTGGTGTGAATACGTGGCAAAAAGAGTTAGAGCGTTCACGTGATCTGTTACAAGAGTGGTTTCCTGACGAGCAGTAA
- the uvrA gene encoding excinuclease ABC subunit UvrA yields the protein MDQIEVRGARTHNLKNINLTIPRDKLTVITGLSGSGKSSLAFDTLYAEGQRRYVESLSAYARQFLSLMEKPDVDHIEGLSPAISIEQKSTSHNPRSTVGTITEVYDYLRLLYARVGEPRCPEHHTPLAAQTISQMVDKVLELPEGSKMMLLAPIVKERKGEHVKTLENLAAQGFIRARIDGETCDLSDPPTLELHKKHTIEVVVDRFKVRSDLQQRLAESFETTLELSGGIAVVAPMDGEGEEIIFSANFACPLCGYSMQELEPRLFSFNNPAGACGTCDGLGVQQYFDPERVIADDALSLAEGAIRGWDQKNYYYFQMLSSLAEHFGFDLNAPFKSLPKKTRDIILTGSGRTEVEFKYINDRGDIRVKRHPFEGILNTLERRYRDTESNAVREDLAKYISTKTCSSCDGSRLRLEARNVFIGDTTLPQIVELSIADALGFFATLKLEGQRAQIAEKVMKEINDRLQFLVNVGLNYLNLSRSAETLSGGEAQRIRLASQIGAGLVGVMYVLDEPSIGLHQRDNERLLKTLTHLRDLGNTVLVVEHDEDAIRMADHVIDIGPGAGVHGGNIVAEGTMDQIIASPNSLTGQYLSGKKEIAIPECRTPKDKKKVVELIGATGNNLKDVTLEIPVGLFSCITGVSGSGKSTLINDTFFKIAHTQLNGATTATPAPYKKIKGLEHFDKVIDIDQSPIGRTPRSNPATYTGIFTPIRELFAGTQESRSRGYKPGRFSFNVRGGRCEACQGDGVIKVEMHFLPDVYVPCDVCKGKRYNRETLEVRYKGRTIDEVLEMTVEDAREFFDPVPVIARKLQTLMDVGLSYIRLGQAATTLSGGEAQRVKLARELSKRDTGKTLYILDEPTTGLHFHDIQQLLTVLHRLRDHGNTVVVIEHNLDVIKTADWIVDLGPEGGQGGGEIVATGTPEDVAQVKGSHTARFLKPMLK from the coding sequence ATGGATCAGATAGAAGTCCGTGGCGCCCGAACCCACAACCTGAAAAATATAAATTTAACTATCCCTCGCGATAAGCTTACCGTTATTACAGGTTTATCTGGTTCAGGAAAATCTTCCTTAGCATTCGATACTCTCTATGCAGAGGGCCAACGTCGCTACGTTGAGTCACTTTCTGCCTACGCTCGTCAGTTTTTATCACTGATGGAAAAGCCTGATGTTGATCATATTGAAGGCTTATCTCCGGCAATCTCTATCGAGCAAAAATCAACATCGCATAACCCTCGTTCAACCGTCGGTACCATTACCGAAGTCTACGACTACTTGCGTTTGTTATACGCTCGAGTCGGTGAACCTCGTTGTCCAGAGCATCACACGCCACTTGCCGCGCAAACCATTTCTCAAATGGTTGATAAGGTTTTAGAGCTACCAGAAGGCTCAAAGATGATGCTATTAGCTCCTATCGTCAAAGAGCGCAAAGGTGAGCATGTTAAAACGCTCGAAAACCTAGCAGCACAAGGATTTATTCGCGCTCGCATTGATGGTGAAACATGCGATCTTTCTGATCCACCAACTCTTGAGCTACATAAGAAGCACACCATCGAAGTGGTGGTCGATCGCTTTAAAGTTCGTAGTGACCTTCAACAGCGTTTAGCCGAATCTTTTGAAACCACACTCGAACTATCGGGTGGTATTGCCGTTGTTGCGCCGATGGATGGTGAAGGCGAGGAAATCATATTCTCTGCTAATTTTGCCTGCCCATTATGTGGCTATAGTATGCAAGAGTTAGAGCCGCGTTTGTTTTCATTCAATAACCCTGCAGGGGCTTGCGGCACTTGTGATGGTTTAGGGGTGCAGCAATACTTTGATCCTGAGCGAGTGATCGCCGACGATGCATTAAGCTTGGCGGAAGGTGCTATACGCGGTTGGGATCAAAAGAACTATTACTACTTTCAGATGCTTTCCTCACTAGCCGAGCACTTTGGCTTCGACCTCAACGCGCCTTTTAAATCGCTGCCGAAAAAGACTCGTGACATCATACTTACTGGTTCAGGCCGAACAGAGGTTGAATTTAAGTATATTAATGACCGCGGTGATATTCGTGTTAAACGACACCCGTTTGAAGGCATCCTCAATACGCTCGAACGCCGTTACCGAGATACAGAATCTAACGCTGTTCGTGAGGATTTAGCCAAGTACATTTCAACCAAAACCTGTTCTAGCTGTGACGGTAGCCGACTTCGCTTGGAAGCGCGTAACGTCTTTATCGGCGATACCACGCTACCTCAAATCGTTGAGCTGAGTATCGCTGATGCTCTGGGCTTTTTTGCCACACTCAAACTTGAAGGTCAGCGCGCTCAAATTGCCGAAAAGGTAATGAAAGAGATAAATGACCGACTGCAATTCCTAGTAAATGTCGGACTTAACTACCTCAACTTATCCCGCAGTGCTGAAACGCTCTCCGGCGGTGAAGCGCAACGTATTCGACTGGCTAGCCAAATTGGCGCCGGTCTCGTCGGCGTGATGTACGTTCTTGATGAGCCGTCAATTGGCCTGCATCAACGTGACAATGAGCGCTTGCTGAAAACACTGACCCATTTGCGCGACCTGGGCAATACTGTACTTGTCGTAGAGCATGATGAAGATGCTATCCGTATGGCTGACCATGTGATTGATATTGGCCCAGGGGCTGGTGTACACGGCGGTAATATCGTTGCAGAAGGCACCATGGATCAGATCATTGCCAGCCCTAACTCATTAACAGGTCAATACCTCAGCGGTAAGAAAGAGATTGCGATACCGGAGTGCCGCACTCCTAAAGATAAGAAGAAGGTTGTCGAACTTATCGGGGCAACCGGCAACAACTTAAAAGATGTCACCCTAGAGATCCCTGTTGGCTTGTTTAGCTGTATTACCGGCGTCTCTGGCTCAGGAAAATCAACACTGATTAACGATACTTTCTTCAAAATCGCTCACACTCAGTTAAATGGAGCAACCACCGCAACTCCAGCACCTTACAAAAAGATCAAAGGTCTTGAGCATTTCGACAAAGTCATCGACATCGACCAAAGCCCAATTGGTCGTACACCACGTTCAAACCCTGCGACTTATACTGGCATTTTTACGCCAATTCGCGAGTTGTTTGCTGGTACACAAGAATCTCGTTCACGTGGTTATAAACCGGGCCGATTTAGCTTTAACGTGCGTGGTGGCCGCTGTGAAGCGTGTCAGGGTGACGGTGTGATTAAAGTTGAAATGCACTTTTTACCCGATGTTTACGTCCCTTGTGATGTGTGTAAAGGCAAGCGCTACAACCGAGAAACACTCGAAGTGCGTTACAAAGGCAGAACCATTGATGAAGTTCTAGAGATGACCGTTGAAGATGCTCGTGAGTTCTTCGATCCGGTTCCTGTGATTGCTCGTAAACTGCAAACTCTGATGGATGTCGGCCTGTCGTACATTCGCTTGGGCCAAGCGGCAACCACCTTGTCTGGTGGTGAAGCTCAGCGTGTCAAACTGGCCCGAGAGCTGTCTAAGCGTGATACAGGAAAAACCTTGTATATCCTCGATGAACCGACCACAGGTCTGCACTTCCATGATATCCAACAGTTGTTAACCGTGTTACATCGCTTACGTGACCACGGCAATACCGTTGTCGTGATCGAACATAATCTAGATGTGATCAAAACTGCCGATTGGATCGTCGACCTTGGACCAGAAGGCGGTCAAGGCGGAGGGGAAATAGTTGCAACTGGCACACCAGAAGATGTGGCCCAAGTCAAAGGGTCGCATACCGCTCGGTTCCTCAAGCCTATGTTAAAATAG
- a CDS encoding single-stranded DNA-binding protein encodes MASRGVNKVILVGNLGSDPEIRYMPSGGAVANITIATSESWRDKATGEQREKTEWHRVALFGKLAEVAGEYLRKGSQVYVEGQLQTRKWQDQSGQDRYTTEVVVQGFNGVMQMLGGRAQGGAPAQGMGQSQPQQGGWGQPQQPMQHQPAQQQQPQSQPQKAQPQYNEPPMDFDDDIPF; translated from the coding sequence ATGGCTAGCCGTGGAGTTAACAAAGTTATTTTAGTCGGAAATCTGGGTTCTGACCCAGAAATACGTTACATGCCGAGCGGCGGTGCTGTGGCAAACATCACTATCGCAACGTCTGAGTCATGGCGTGACAAAGCAACGGGCGAGCAGCGTGAAAAAACAGAATGGCACCGTGTGGCTCTGTTTGGCAAGCTGGCTGAAGTTGCAGGCGAATACCTACGCAAAGGTTCGCAAGTATACGTTGAAGGTCAATTGCAAACACGTAAGTGGCAAGATCAAAGTGGTCAAGACCGCTACACAACAGAAGTGGTCGTGCAAGGCTTTAACGGCGTAATGCAAATGCTAGGTGGCCGCGCTCAAGGTGGCGCTCCAGCGCAAGGCATGGGTCAGTCTCAGCCACAGCAAGGTGGTTGGGGACAACCTCAGCAGCCAATGCAGCACCAACCTGCTCAACAACAGCAACCACAGTCTCAGCCGCAGAAAGCTCAGCCTCAATACAATGAGCCGCCTATGGATTTTGATGACGACATCCCATTCTAA
- the csrD gene encoding RNase E specificity factor CsrD, with translation MRYTPTLKLSTRLVAFVTVIVISAMFILFLGGTLSFKRLGQEYLDHSLQGIVDVVDKEMEDPDAAYSMQRWMPKMLQASNIVEMELLSSYGVIYRFKDTSSKVDAALLYQAEYILERNDGYSIRFKAVPPYIGYGYSMQALWSITLAVALIVFCLMQGLKWLKEQLLGSELLEERGRMILAGRVEEYAQGDLREWPYTASEALDRLIEELQDARQERSRFDTFIRTQTFLDQLTGTANRILFDSKLESALSEHGSQGGVLLLRINDWDDVEEEQGKQIANDFLVQVGEGLNNVIQRYPDVILSRYFSSDFAIFAPNLSSKDVSNIATQCLKQLAKIQPPQPLALDDWVHVGVSMYHEGESPTRIIDEAETALKSAQLQCNNTWSRFQKHTSQTEERGSVRWRTLLDQILKPDQLYVFSQSCYMLDEQKEKRVDHLELFARINDPENGVMKASRFNSAVESVGYEGVLDKAAIVAITQYLKDSRDSNRYAINLHVVPFADRNYFKWFRDELLQISSELRVRLIFEFAEAKVVQHLDYMRPVIKMLAGLGCQVAIGQAGRSIVSTHYLKELPVSHLKLHRSLVKRIDQRHENQLFVRSLLGACAGLKTQVVAVGVDNKQEHQTVIELGVHGIQGRYLEAEQQLLPKQTVKQSVVATPNKVQVGRRNRWRKT, from the coding sequence ATGAGGTATACCCCTACCTTAAAGTTAAGTACGCGTTTGGTTGCGTTTGTAACGGTCATCGTTATTAGTGCCATGTTTATCCTATTCTTGGGAGGTACTTTATCCTTTAAACGTTTGGGGCAAGAGTATCTCGATCACTCTTTGCAAGGGATTGTCGACGTTGTTGATAAAGAGATGGAAGATCCAGATGCTGCTTATTCTATGCAGCGTTGGATGCCCAAAATGCTGCAAGCCTCCAATATCGTAGAGATGGAACTGCTCTCATCTTATGGCGTGATTTATCGCTTTAAAGATACTTCGTCTAAAGTTGATGCTGCTCTTTTATATCAAGCCGAATACATACTTGAGCGTAATGATGGCTACAGTATTCGCTTCAAAGCGGTGCCGCCTTATATCGGATATGGATATTCCATGCAGGCCTTGTGGTCAATCACACTTGCCGTTGCGTTAATCGTATTTTGCTTGATGCAAGGTTTGAAGTGGCTGAAAGAACAGCTACTTGGCTCCGAGTTGCTTGAAGAGCGTGGTCGAATGATATTGGCTGGTCGCGTCGAGGAATACGCTCAAGGGGATCTTCGAGAGTGGCCTTATACCGCAAGTGAAGCACTTGATCGGTTAATTGAAGAGTTACAAGATGCCCGTCAAGAGCGCAGTCGATTTGATACCTTTATTCGAACCCAAACTTTCTTAGACCAACTGACAGGGACGGCAAATCGGATTCTATTTGATAGTAAATTAGAGTCAGCACTTTCAGAGCATGGCTCGCAAGGTGGTGTGCTGCTGCTGCGAATTAATGATTGGGATGATGTCGAAGAGGAGCAGGGTAAGCAGATTGCGAATGACTTCTTAGTGCAAGTCGGAGAGGGGCTCAATAATGTTATTCAGCGCTATCCCGATGTCATCTTATCTCGCTACTTCAGCTCAGATTTTGCGATTTTTGCCCCGAACTTATCAAGTAAAGACGTCTCAAATATCGCTACGCAATGTCTAAAACAGTTGGCAAAAATTCAGCCGCCTCAACCTTTAGCGCTTGATGATTGGGTACATGTTGGTGTGAGTATGTATCACGAAGGCGAAAGTCCAACTAGAATTATTGATGAAGCTGAAACCGCGCTGAAAAGTGCACAATTACAGTGTAATAATACTTGGAGTCGGTTTCAAAAGCATACGTCGCAGACCGAAGAACGAGGTAGTGTCCGTTGGAGAACGCTACTTGACCAAATTTTGAAACCCGATCAACTTTACGTCTTCTCTCAGTCTTGTTACATGCTCGATGAGCAGAAAGAGAAGCGAGTTGATCACCTAGAGTTATTTGCTCGCATTAACGATCCAGAAAATGGCGTGATGAAAGCGTCTCGATTTAATTCAGCGGTTGAATCGGTTGGTTATGAAGGTGTGCTTGATAAAGCGGCTATTGTAGCAATTACGCAATATTTAAAAGATTCAAGGGATTCAAACCGTTACGCAATTAACCTGCATGTGGTACCTTTTGCGGATCGAAACTACTTCAAGTGGTTTAGGGATGAGCTGCTACAGATTTCATCGGAGCTACGGGTAAGGTTGATTTTTGAGTTTGCTGAAGCGAAAGTCGTTCAGCATCTTGATTATATGCGCCCAGTGATAAAAATGCTGGCTGGATTAGGCTGTCAGGTTGCTATTGGTCAAGCGGGTCGTTCAATAGTCAGTACACACTATCTAAAAGAGTTACCGGTAAGTCATTTAAAACTGCATCGTAGCCTAGTGAAGAGAATTGACCAGCGCCATGAAAATCAGCTGTTTGTTCGCAGTTTATTAGGGGCGTGTGCCGGATTAAAGACTCAGGTTGTTGCTGTTGGTGTCGATAATAAACAAGAGCACCAAACTGTCATTGAGTTAGGTGTACACGGCATACAAGGGCGTTATTTAGAAGCAGAGCAACAGCTACTACCTAAACAAACAGTGAAACAGAGTGTCGTCGCCACACCGAATAAAGTTCAGGTTGGTCGACGTAATCGTTGGCGGAAAACGTAA
- a CDS encoding LuxR C-terminal-related transcriptional regulator: MAKNIYSRTLYFLGEDTNTTHPVIDQIEQHIDIAIPRMVADDLLLAMQQHKHRILMIDHHDYTKIKSQLRDLPLANKSFETIVFNVSHRLTTDELLSFGHLKGLFYQSDKIDLIAKGCEEIINGENWLPRKVASQLLFHYRNVVDTHTSPATVDLTTREIQILRCLMVGSSNIQIAEDMFISEFTVKSHLQKIFKKLSVKNRVQAAAWAKQHMRP, translated from the coding sequence ATGGCTAAGAACATTTACAGCAGAACCCTTTACTTTTTGGGCGAAGACACCAACACCACTCACCCTGTTATCGATCAGATTGAACAACACATTGATATAGCTATCCCACGGATGGTCGCCGACGACTTATTGTTGGCAATGCAACAACACAAACACCGAATATTAATGATAGACCACCACGACTATACAAAAATTAAAAGCCAGTTACGCGACCTACCACTGGCTAATAAATCGTTTGAAACCATCGTCTTTAATGTCAGTCATCGCCTGACCACGGATGAGCTGCTCTCTTTTGGCCATCTCAAAGGGCTGTTCTATCAGAGTGATAAGATCGACCTTATCGCAAAAGGCTGTGAAGAGATCATTAATGGCGAGAACTGGTTACCAAGAAAAGTTGCATCACAATTACTGTTCCATTATCGCAATGTTGTCGATACGCATACCTCACCAGCGACTGTGGACCTAACCACTCGTGAAATACAGATCCTACGCTGTCTAATGGTAGGTTCTTCGAATATTCAAATCGCCGAAGATATGTTTATCAGTGAGTTCACCGTGAAGTCTCACCTACAGAAGATATTTAAAAAGCTATCGGTCAAGAATCGCGTTCAAGCGGCCGCATGGGCAAAGCAGCATATGCGCCCTTAA
- the pilO gene encoding type 4a pilus biogenesis protein PilO, with product MQQYWQQWSEKFTQMSLREKWLVALCGFVIIILCLFTFVVEPALKSTQSLYKQISNTKLSTQRLEADILVMTAKLKKDPDQELNLEYKRLMTESQVLSQQLAEIVESLIAPSEMAQLLEDVLAGTKGLRLVSLESMNAESIVSDEKNKSFSSYYLHPVKIELTGSYFAIVEYLETLESLPVKYYWRAFQYSVEEYPTARLVLEVYTLGTRQEFIGG from the coding sequence ATGCAGCAGTATTGGCAGCAGTGGAGTGAGAAGTTTACTCAAATGAGTCTGCGCGAAAAGTGGCTAGTGGCGCTGTGTGGTTTTGTCATTATCATTTTATGTCTATTCACTTTTGTGGTTGAACCTGCGCTAAAAAGTACTCAGTCGCTATACAAGCAGATCTCGAATACCAAACTAAGCACTCAGAGGCTGGAAGCAGACATTCTGGTGATGACAGCTAAACTAAAGAAAGATCCTGATCAAGAACTGAACTTAGAATACAAGCGATTAATGACGGAAAGTCAGGTGCTTTCTCAGCAGCTGGCTGAGATTGTGGAAAGCTTGATAGCGCCGAGTGAAATGGCTCAGTTACTAGAAGATGTGCTAGCGGGAACCAAAGGCTTACGCCTTGTCTCTTTAGAGTCGATGAATGCTGAGTCGATTGTTAGCGATGAAAAAAATAAGTCATTTTCTAGCTACTATTTACACCCTGTTAAGATTGAGTTGACCGGGAGTTACTTTGCGATCGTCGAGTACCTAGAAACGTTGGAAAGCCTACCGGTAAAATACTATTGGCGAGCTTTTCAGTACTCAGTAGAAGAGTACCCTACCGCTCGGTTAGTACTTGAAGTTTACACCCTAGGCACAAGGCAGGAGTTTATCGGTGGCTAA
- the galU gene encoding UTP--glucose-1-phosphate uridylyltransferase GalU, producing the protein MIKKCLFPAAGYGTRFLPATKSMPKEMMPVVNKPLIEYGVEEAIQAGMDGMCIVTGRGKHSIMDHFDKNYELEHQISGTNKEELLVDIRDIIDTANFTYIRQREMKGLGHAILTGKELIGDEPFAVVLADDLCVNEQEGVLAQMVALFKQFRCSIVAVQEVPADETHKYGVISGEMIKDDIYRVDDMVEKPEPGTAPSNLAIIGRYILTPDIFELIEKTEPGKGGEIQITDALLKQAKAGCVLAYKFKGQRFDCGSVEGYIEATNYCFENLYLKDTKKSELDKQQTTKEQA; encoded by the coding sequence ATGATCAAAAAGTGCCTTTTCCCAGCAGCAGGCTACGGTACTCGCTTCCTACCAGCAACAAAGTCAATGCCAAAAGAGATGATGCCAGTCGTCAACAAACCATTGATCGAGTACGGCGTTGAAGAAGCGATTCAAGCTGGTATGGATGGTATGTGTATTGTTACCGGCCGTGGCAAGCATTCGATCATGGATCACTTTGATAAAAACTATGAACTTGAGCATCAGATCAGCGGCACCAATAAAGAAGAACTACTGGTTGATATCCGTGACATCATTGATACTGCTAACTTCACTTATATTCGTCAGCGTGAAATGAAAGGTTTAGGCCATGCGATCTTAACCGGTAAAGAGCTGATCGGTGACGAACCGTTTGCCGTAGTGCTTGCGGATGACCTATGTGTCAATGAGCAAGAGGGCGTATTAGCGCAAATGGTGGCGCTGTTTAAACAGTTCCGCTGCTCAATTGTTGCAGTACAAGAAGTACCTGCTGATGAAACACACAAGTACGGTGTCATTTCGGGTGAAATGATCAAAGACGACATCTATCGCGTTGACGACATGGTAGAAAAGCCAGAGCCTGGAACAGCGCCAAGCAATTTAGCGATTATTGGTCGTTATATCCTAACTCCAGATATTTTTGAACTGATCGAAAAAACCGAACCGGGTAAAGGTGGTGAGATTCAGATCACGGATGCACTACTGAAACAGGCAAAGGCAGGCTGTGTTCTGGCCTACAAATTTAAAGGTCAACGTTTCGACTGTGGTAGCGTAGAAGGTTACATTGAAGCAACCAATTACTGCTTCGAAAACTTATACCTAAAAGACACCAAAAAATCTGAATTAGACAAGCAACAAACCACTAAAGAACAAGCTTAA